In the Chryseobacterium scophthalmum genome, one interval contains:
- a CDS encoding zinc-dependent metalloprotease — protein MKNLVTCLLLCFATILFAQTKIFQNQISENNLNDYQKISKNLASTYISTKYYSQSSFDLKSDLEIPLPNNKVIKAKYSKSFSYSNKSTSFVYSITNKPESELVFSKYNDAITGMYASSYGEKIIFHQTGQNVFAVSLVGESELINRDSKNDFIFNESEINQKVNANICLESTPTCPATTIDVLVVFTPAARIAWGGIAQSNSFIATAITNFNTSLINSGIPNVTINLVYSGEIPYTESGDIYVDLPRFRNNNDGFMDDVHTLRTTYGADLCGLITSTPTSICGLGYVNTNPTNYSNTTAFTVSLLSCAVSNYTLSHEMGHNMGLNHDWYVDQSTTPCSNLHGYVNQTAVNLGTSSTSSQRWRTMMAYNDQCSSVGINCPKANRWANPNVNYNSEPTGIAIGNPNPSNEAFGFARFACVVSQFMPTANLGTFEIKNKDVKDFTIYPNPAKDEINIWIKNDEIYTFKVINALGQIVLTSDKKSINLRGLPSGEYFLSVYTDKNSLVESKKFIIK, from the coding sequence ATGAAAAACTTAGTTACATGTTTATTGCTATGTTTTGCTACAATTTTGTTTGCTCAAACCAAAATTTTTCAAAATCAAATCAGCGAAAACAACCTGAACGATTATCAGAAAATAAGTAAAAATCTTGCTTCTACCTATATTTCTACAAAATATTACTCGCAGTCATCTTTTGATTTGAAATCTGATCTTGAAATTCCTTTACCAAATAATAAAGTAATTAAAGCAAAATACTCAAAATCATTTTCGTACAGCAATAAAAGTACATCTTTTGTTTATTCTATTACAAACAAACCAGAAAGCGAGCTGGTTTTTTCAAAATATAATGATGCAATAACAGGAATGTATGCTTCAAGCTATGGGGAAAAAATTATTTTCCACCAAACTGGCCAAAATGTATTCGCTGTTTCTTTGGTAGGTGAATCGGAGCTCATCAATAGAGATTCTAAAAACGACTTCATTTTCAATGAATCTGAAATCAATCAAAAAGTAAATGCAAATATCTGTTTAGAATCTACACCCACTTGCCCAGCAACAACAATTGATGTTTTAGTTGTTTTTACTCCAGCAGCAAGAATTGCATGGGGAGGCATTGCGCAGAGCAATTCTTTTATTGCAACAGCTATTACAAATTTCAATACGTCGCTTATCAATTCAGGGATTCCCAATGTTACTATTAATTTAGTGTATTCGGGTGAAATTCCATACACAGAATCTGGAGATATCTACGTCGATTTGCCAAGATTCAGAAATAACAATGACGGATTTATGGATGATGTGCACACTTTGAGAACAACTTATGGTGCTGATCTGTGTGGACTTATTACTTCTACACCTACCAGTATATGTGGGTTAGGATATGTAAACACTAATCCTACAAATTATTCAAACACGACTGCATTTACTGTATCATTATTAAGCTGTGCTGTATCCAATTATACATTATCACATGAAATGGGTCATAATATGGGACTCAATCACGATTGGTATGTAGATCAAAGTACTACCCCTTGCAGTAACCTTCACGGTTATGTTAATCAAACTGCAGTTAATTTAGGAACCTCAAGTACATCATCCCAAAGATGGAGAACCATGATGGCTTATAACGACCAATGTTCTAGTGTAGGGATTAATTGTCCTAAAGCAAACCGATGGGCAAATCCTAATGTAAACTATAACTCTGAACCTACAGGAATAGCAATTGGAAACCCTAATCCTTCGAATGAAGCATTTGGGTTTGCACGTTTTGCATGCGTAGTTTCCCAGTTTATGCCAACTGCTAATTTGGGGACTTTTGAAATCAAAAATAAAGATGTAAAAGACTTTACCATCTATCCGAATCCTGCAAAAGATGAAATCAATATCTGGATTAAAAACGATGAAATTTACACTTTTAAAGTCATCAATGCTTTAGGACAAATTGTATTGACATCTGACAAAAAAAGCATTAATCTGAGAGGTTTACCTTCTGGAGAATACTTCCTGAGTGTCTATACCGATAAAAACTCTTTAGTGGAAAGTAAAAAATTTATTATTAAATAA
- a CDS encoding CTP synthase: MSKKNTKYIFVTGGVTSSLGKGIVSASLGLLLKSRGFNVTIQKLDPYINIDPGTLNPYEHGECYVTEDGAETDLDLGHYERYLDAPTSQNNNVTTGKIYQTVIEKERKGDFLGKTVQVIPHITNEIKRRIKILSKQNYDIIITEIGGTVGDIESLPYIETVRQLKWELGEKNSMVIHLTLLPYLASSGELKTKPSQHSVRQLMESGIMADVLVCRTEHKIPKDQRAKLAQFCNVSLDNVIECKDLETIYEVPMYLQKQNFDDVVLKELDLKSDKKADLKDWETFLKKFKNPKKTVEIALVGKYVSLQDSYISIAEAFKHAGADLETEVKVRWVYSGDLTKENIKETLDGVSGILVAPGFGDRGIEGKILTAQYARENKVPMLGICLGMQIMTVEFARNVLGYSKANSMEFDSSTEHPVISLMEEQKNVVDKGGTMRLGAWKCSLKNGSKLNEIYGAKNISERHRHRYEFNSDYIGEFEKNGFLATGTNPETGLVEALEMPNHPFYVGVQYHPEYKSTVATPHPLFRAFIKACSAK, from the coding sequence ATGAGTAAAAAGAATACAAAGTACATCTTTGTGACAGGAGGTGTAACTTCATCTTTGGGAAAGGGAATCGTTTCTGCTTCTCTGGGACTTCTACTAAAATCACGCGGCTTTAATGTAACGATTCAAAAACTGGATCCTTATATTAATATCGACCCAGGAACATTAAACCCTTATGAACACGGAGAATGCTATGTAACCGAAGATGGTGCGGAGACGGATCTGGATTTAGGACACTATGAGCGTTATCTTGATGCGCCTACTTCTCAAAACAACAACGTTACAACAGGGAAAATCTACCAAACGGTTATCGAAAAAGAAAGAAAAGGAGACTTTCTTGGAAAAACAGTTCAGGTAATTCCTCATATCACGAACGAAATTAAGCGTAGAATTAAAATTTTATCTAAACAGAACTACGATATCATTATTACTGAGATCGGTGGAACTGTAGGAGATATAGAATCTTTGCCCTACATTGAAACTGTACGTCAGTTGAAGTGGGAATTGGGCGAGAAAAATTCTATGGTGATTCACTTAACTTTATTGCCGTATTTGGCTTCAAGTGGAGAATTAAAAACAAAACCTTCGCAGCATTCTGTTCGTCAATTGATGGAAAGTGGAATTATGGCCGATGTTTTGGTTTGTAGAACGGAACACAAAATTCCAAAAGATCAGAGAGCGAAACTGGCTCAGTTCTGTAACGTTTCTTTGGATAATGTAATTGAATGTAAAGATTTGGAAACTATTTATGAAGTTCCAATGTACCTTCAAAAACAAAACTTTGATGATGTAGTTTTAAAAGAATTAGATCTTAAAAGTGATAAAAAAGCAGATCTGAAAGACTGGGAAACTTTCCTGAAGAAATTTAAAAATCCTAAGAAGACTGTAGAAATTGCTTTGGTAGGAAAATATGTTTCTCTTCAGGATTCTTATATTTCTATTGCTGAAGCTTTCAAACATGCAGGTGCAGATTTGGAAACCGAAGTAAAAGTAAGATGGGTTTACAGTGGTGATTTAACGAAAGAAAATATCAAAGAAACTTTAGATGGAGTTTCAGGTATTTTGGTTGCACCAGGATTTGGAGACAGAGGTATTGAAGGTAAAATCCTTACCGCTCAGTATGCAAGAGAAAATAAAGTTCCTATGTTGGGAATCTGTTTAGGAATGCAGATCATGACTGTGGAGTTTGCAAGAAATGTTTTAGGATATTCTAAAGCCAACTCAATGGAATTTGATTCTTCTACAGAGCATCCTGTAATTTCTTTAATGGAAGAACAGAAAAATGTGGTCGACAAAGGAGGTACAATGCGTCTTGGAGCTTGGAAATGTTCTTTGAAAAACGGTTCAAAATTAAACGAAATTTACGGAGCGAAAAATATTTCTGAAAGACACCGTCACCGTTATGAATTCAACAGTGATTATATCGGCGAATTCGAGAAAAACGGCTTCTTAGCAACAGGTACAAATCCTGAAACAGGTTTGGTAGAAGCATTAGAAATGCCGAATCATCCATTCTACGTTGGGGTACAGTATCACCCGGAATATAAGAGTACGGTTGCAACGCCGCATCCTTTATTCAGAGCTTTCATTAAAGCATGCTCAGCTAAATAA
- a CDS encoding class I SAM-dependent DNA methyltransferase, with protein MIKNQIHQYYNNLAKTYDENRFENSYGKYIDRQERYFLNSFFKNKNYSNVLDLGCGTGRLLNFATHGVDFSQEMLNIAQIKFPQKILKIGDISSIPFEEKFHCIFSFHVIMHQTKQETENFLNECHKRLNNEGILIFDFPTKARKKTPLTQEDWHANNAFSTDEISELLKNNWQIIETKGILFFPVHRIPKSFRKMFLPLDIMICRTFLKKWASYQIVVLKKQ; from the coding sequence ATGATTAAAAATCAAATTCATCAATATTATAATAATCTTGCAAAAACCTATGATGAAAACAGGTTTGAAAACTCTTACGGAAAATATATTGATAGACAGGAAAGGTATTTTTTGAATTCCTTTTTTAAAAATAAAAACTATTCCAACGTTTTAGATTTAGGTTGCGGAACAGGAAGGTTATTAAATTTTGCAACACATGGCGTAGATTTCAGTCAGGAAATGCTGAATATTGCACAAATAAAATTTCCTCAAAAAATATTAAAGATTGGTGATATTTCAAGCATTCCTTTTGAAGAAAAATTTCATTGTATTTTTAGCTTTCATGTTATTATGCATCAAACCAAACAAGAAACAGAGAACTTCCTTAATGAATGTCACAAAAGATTAAATAATGAGGGAATTTTGATTTTTGATTTTCCAACTAAAGCAAGAAAGAAAACACCCTTAACTCAGGAAGATTGGCATGCTAATAATGCATTTAGCACAGATGAAATTTCAGAGTTATTAAAAAACAATTGGCAAATTATTGAAACAAAAGGTATTTTGTTTTTTCCTGTTCATAGAATTCCAAAAAGTTTCAGAAAAATGTTTTTACCTTTAGATATAATGATTTGCAGAACATTTCTGAAAAAATGGGCATCTTATCAAATTGTCGTTCTGAAAAAACAATGA
- the radA gene encoding DNA repair protein RadA: protein MAKLKTAYFCQNCGSQYPQWTGQCKNCLEWNTLVEEIVEKTSSKTPPFSKTKQNVINIIEVEAVEEPRIKTPSDELNRVLGGGIVLGSVTLIGGEPGIGKSTLLLQLALKMKKKIFYVSGEESASQIKMRADRLADVKNPNCFLYTETSLEKILHEAKKLEPDFVIIDSIQTLQSQLIESSPGTVSQIRECSNEIIKYAKENNVPVFLVGHITKDGQIAGPKVLEHMVDVVLNFDGDRNHLFRLLRANKNRFGSTAEIGIYEMVSQGLKEIKNPSEILITKKFEELSGNSVAVTLEGNRPMLLEIQALVSTAVYGTPQRSCTGFDSKRLNMLLAVLEKRAGFQLAAKDVFLNITGGIKTDDPALDLAVVASILSSNEDIAISEHFCFAGEIGLSGEIRPVAQVEQRITEAEKLGYEKIFVSNLNKIPKRKFGIKIEEVSKVEDFHERLF, encoded by the coding sequence ATGGCAAAACTTAAAACAGCATACTTCTGTCAAAACTGCGGATCACAGTATCCACAATGGACTGGGCAATGTAAAAACTGTCTGGAATGGAACACTTTGGTAGAAGAAATTGTAGAAAAAACATCTTCAAAAACACCTCCTTTCTCAAAAACAAAACAAAACGTCATCAACATCATTGAAGTTGAAGCCGTTGAAGAGCCTAGAATAAAAACACCTTCTGATGAACTGAACCGTGTTTTGGGAGGCGGAATTGTTTTAGGTTCTGTTACCTTGATTGGTGGTGAACCCGGAATTGGTAAATCCACTCTACTTCTTCAGCTTGCCTTAAAAATGAAGAAGAAAATTTTCTATGTTTCCGGTGAAGAAAGTGCGTCTCAAATTAAAATGAGAGCTGACCGTTTAGCCGATGTCAAAAATCCAAACTGTTTTCTATACACAGAAACTTCTTTAGAAAAAATTCTTCATGAGGCTAAAAAACTGGAGCCTGATTTCGTGATTATCGATTCTATTCAAACCTTACAGTCTCAATTGATAGAAAGTTCGCCCGGAACAGTTTCTCAGATTCGAGAATGTTCCAATGAGATTATTAAGTATGCTAAAGAAAATAATGTTCCTGTATTTTTGGTAGGTCACATCACAAAAGACGGACAAATTGCAGGACCAAAAGTTTTGGAGCACATGGTCGATGTTGTTTTAAACTTCGATGGTGATAGAAACCATCTTTTCAGGTTATTGAGAGCCAATAAAAACCGTTTCGGTTCCACCGCAGAAATCGGAATCTACGAAATGGTTTCCCAAGGTTTAAAAGAAATAAAAAATCCTTCCGAAATTTTAATTACCAAAAAATTTGAAGAGCTTTCCGGAAATTCTGTAGCGGTAACTTTAGAAGGAAACCGACCGATGCTTTTGGAAATTCAGGCATTGGTAAGTACCGCAGTTTATGGAACTCCGCAAAGAAGTTGCACCGGTTTTGATTCTAAAAGACTCAATATGTTGTTGGCTGTTCTTGAAAAAAGAGCTGGTTTTCAATTGGCTGCAAAAGATGTTTTCCTAAATATTACCGGGGGAATTAAGACTGATGATCCAGCTTTGGATTTAGCAGTTGTCGCATCGATTCTTTCCTCGAATGAAGATATTGCCATTTCTGAACACTTTTGTTTTGCAGGTGAGATTGGTTTGAGTGGAGAAATTCGTCCTGTAGCACAGGTTGAACAAAGAATTACTGAAGCTGAAAAATTAGGTTATGAGAAAATTTTCGTTTCTAATTTAAATAAAATTCCGAAGAGAAAATTTGGGATAAAGATTGAAGAAGTGAGTAAGGTTGAGGATTTTCATGAGCGTTTGTTTTAA
- a CDS encoding YceI family protein, which yields MKKILLSFAFALISAFTFAQTAWKIDPAHSSINFNIKHMGISFVQGRFDKFQGEIETPSSNLDNARFDFTVHTEAINTGVEARDKHLKSADFFDAEKFPEMKFQGATMSQGKDKNYILKGKLTIKDVTKEISIPVTFGGIAKNQQGKEILGLQAKFTVNRLDYNIKYDPTGAGIAKDVEVSLFLELTK from the coding sequence ATGAAAAAAATACTATTAAGCTTTGCTTTTGCTTTGATAAGCGCATTCACTTTTGCACAAACTGCCTGGAAAATTGATCCTGCACACTCATCAATTAATTTTAATATTAAGCACATGGGAATCAGTTTTGTGCAGGGAAGATTTGATAAATTTCAAGGTGAGATAGAGACCCCTAGTTCTAATTTAGATAATGCTAGGTTTGACTTTACTGTTCATACTGAAGCAATCAATACAGGTGTGGAGGCTAGAGATAAGCACTTGAAGAGTGCAGACTTTTTTGACGCAGAAAAATTTCCGGAAATGAAGTTTCAAGGAGCAACGATGTCACAAGGAAAAGATAAAAACTACATACTTAAAGGTAAATTAACAATCAAAGATGTGACAAAAGAGATCAGTATTCCGGTAACTTTTGGAGGTATTGCTAAGAACCAACAAGGTAAAGAGATTTTAGGTTTACAGGCAAAATTTACAGTAAATCGTTTAGACTATAATATTAAATATGATCCAACTGGAGCAGGTATTGCAAAAGATGTTGAGGTTAGTTTATTTTTAGAATTAACAAAATAA